A single window of Gambusia affinis linkage group LG18, SWU_Gaff_1.0, whole genome shotgun sequence DNA harbors:
- the LOC122820258 gene encoding protein NLRC3-like isoform X1 — protein MDQREELKEGETKSKQSDDEVEPESWETMSKQDFIDFKSNQPSSRKKPQLSLSSCSSGQLSEKDQPPSSKRVKQISEVPSGQSPQQHPTELDSIFKELKKKIFTFEESELKKIQMVLGSDYPEGLDENKEEDEVLAGENNQQMKKSREAFEKITQHFLRMMNQEKLADRLQSKSFTTCQQTLKSNMKKKFQSVFEGIAKSGNQSFLNEIYTELYITEGGSEEVNDEHEVRQIETMSWKPERSETAIRHGDIFKPVYGRDEPIKTVMTTGVAGIGKTVLTQKFTLDWAEDQTNQDIQFTFPFTFRELNLLKEQFSLVELIHYFFSETKGILKFEELKVVFIFDGLDESRLSLDFHNNEILMDVRKSTSVDVLLTNLIRGNLLPKAHLWITTRPAATNRIPPEFIGMMTEIRGFTDPQKDEYFTKRFRYKKQASLVISHIKKSRTLHIMCHIPIFCWITATVVEDMLNKQDGEELPKTLTEMYIHFLVVQNKLKVIKYDGGAETDSHWSPESRKMIESLGKLAFEQLQKRNLIFYESDLEECGIDIRAASVCSGVFTQIFREERGLYQIKVFCFVHLSVQEFLAALHVHLTFIKSGINLLAKGEMKSKEIEKQNHASSETEMYKSAVDMALESPDGHLDLFLRFLLGLSLETNKHRLRGFVAQTEDSLGTNKDTAQYIKEKLNHYGVEKNINLFHCLSELNDQSLMEEIQQSLCTGSLSIHQLSPAQWSALNFILLSSEKDLETFDLKKYCASEEALQRLLPIVNASSKAILSGCNLSERSCEALSSLLSSTSSSLRDLDLSNNNLTDSGVKLLCEGLMSPNCELEILRLSGCRITEEGCAALASALTVNSSHLKELDLSYNNPGEAGRKSLEAILNNPSFKLDSLSMEPAGDKWMKPGLRKYSCSLTVDLNTVSRFLKLSDKNRKMTHLEEEQPYPDHPDRFDLYQLLCTDGLTGRCYWEVEWSEKVYVSLSYRGIKRKGESEDSWFGFNNKSWSLICSDDGYTVWHDGVKKAFIPDPSFSSSSSVSGRIAVYVDCPAGTLSFYRISSDTLIHLYTFNTKFTETLYPGFGFRDLSGVCWFSF, from the exons ATGGATCAGAGAGAGGAGCTGAAAGAAGGAGAAACTAAGAG caaaCAATCTGACGATGAAGTGGAACCAGAATCCTGGGAGACTATGTCCAAACAGgattttattgactttaaatcaaACCAGCCTTCATCTAGAAAGAA accTCAGCTTTCGCTGTCCAGCTGTTCATCTGGACAACTGTCAGAAAAAGACCAACCTCCATCTTCAAAGAG AGTGAAGCAGATCTCAGAGGTTCCTAGTGGTCAGTCTCCCCAACAGCATCCAACAGAACTGGACTCCATATTTAAG GAGCTGAAAAAGAAGATTTTCACCTTTGAGGAAAGTGAGCTGAAAAAGATCCAAATGGTTCTGGGTTCAGATTACCCAGAAGGTTTAGATGAGAATAAGGAGGAGGATGAAGTTTTGGCAGGTGAAAATAACCAGCAGATGAAGAAGAGCAGAGAAGCATTTGAGAAGATCACACAGCACTTCCTGAGGATGATGAACCAGGAGAAGCTGGCTGACCGTCTTCAAAGCA AATCATTCACCACCTGTCAACAAACACTAAAATCTAACATGAAGAAAAAGTTCCAGTCTGTGTTTGAAGGAATAGCAAAATCAGGAAATCAAAGCTTTCTAAATGAGATCTACACAGAGCTCTACATCACAGAGGGAGGATCTGAAGAGGTCAATGATGAACATGAGGTCAGGCAGATTGAAACCATGTCCTGGAAACCAGAACGGTCAGAAACAGCAATTAGACATGGAGACATATTTAAACCTGTATATGGAAGAGATGaaccaataaaaacagtgatGACAACTggagtggctggcattgggaaaacagtcctaacacagaagttcactctggactgggcaGAAGACCAAACCAACCAGGACATCCAGTTCACGTTTCCATTCACGTTCAGAGAGCTGAATCTGTTAAAAGAACAGTTCAGCTTGGTGGAGCTTATTCACTATTTTTTTAGTGAAACCAAAGGAATATTAAAATTTGAAGAGTTAAAGGTTGTGTTCATTTTTGATGGTTTGGATGAGAGTCGACTTTCACTGGACTTCCACAACAATGAGATCCTGATGGATGTAAGAAAGTCCACCTCAGTAGATGTTCTtctgacaaacctcatcagaGGGAACCTGCTTCCCAAAGCTCAcctctggataaccacacgacctgcagcaACCAATCGAATCCCTCCTGAGTTCATTGGCATGATGACAGAAATTAGAGGATTCACTGACCCACAGAAAGATGAGTACTTCACAAAAAGATTTAGATATAAGAAGCAGGCCAGCTTGGTAATCTCCCATATAAAGAAATCCAGAACCCTCCACATCATGTGCCACATCCCAatcttctgctggatcactgctacaGTTGTGGAAGACATGTTGAACAAGCAAGATGGAGAAGAGCTGCCAAAGAccctgactgagatgtacatCCACTTCCTGGTGGTGCAGAACAAACTGAAGGTCATCAAGTATGATGGAGGAGCTGAGACAGATTCACACTGGAGTCCAGAGAGCCGGAAGATGATCGAGTCTCTGGGAAAACTGGCTTTTGAACAGCTGCAGAAAAGAAACCTGATATTTTATGAATCAGACCTGGAAGAGTGTGGCATTGATATCAGAGCAGCTTCAGTGTGTTCAGGAGTTTTCACACAGATCTTCAGAGAAGAAAGAGGGCTGTACCAGATCAAAGTGTTCTGCTTTGTCCATCTGAGtgttcaggagtttctggctgctcttCATGTTCACCTGACCTTCATCAAATCAGGAATCAATCTGCTGGCAAAAGGTGAAATGAAATCCAAGgagatagaaaaacaaaaccatgctTCTTCAGAGACAGAAATGTACAAGAGTGCTGTGGACATGGCCCTAGAGAGTCCAGACGGACACCTGGACTTGTTCCTCCGCTTTCTACTTGGTCTTTCACTGGAGACCAATAAACATCGCTTAAGAGGCTTTGTGGCACAGACAGAAGACAGTTTAGGAACTAACAAAGACACAGCCCAGTACATCAAGGAGAAGTTGAATCATTATGGTGTTGAGAAAAACATCAATCTGTTCCACTGTCTAAGTGAACTAAATGATCAGTCTCTGATGGAGGAAATCCAACAATCTCTATGTACAGGAAGTCTTTCAATACACCAGCTGTCTCCTGCTCAGTGGTCAGCTCTGAACTTCATCCTACTTTCATCAGAGAAAGATTTGGAGACATTTGACCTGAAGAAATACTGTGCTTCAGAGGAAGCTCTTCAGAGACTGCTGCCAATAGTCAATGCCTCCAGCAAAGCTAT ACTGAGTGGGTGTAAcctctcagagagaagctgtgaagctctgtCCTCATTGCTCAGCTCAACATCCTCTAGTCTCAGAGATCTggacctgagtaacaacaacctgACAgattcaggagtgaagctgctctgtgagggACTGATGAGTCCTAACTGTGAGCTGGAGATTCTCAG GCTTTCAGGCTGCCGGATCACAGAGGAAGGTTGTGCTGCTCTGGCTTCAGCTCTGACTGTGAACTCCTCTCACCTGAAGGAACTGGACCTCAGCTACAATAATCCAGGAGAGGCAGGAAGGAAGAGTCTAGAAGCTATATTGAATAATCCAAGCTTCAAACTGGACTCTCTGAG CATGGAGCCTGCAGGAGACAAATGGATGAAACCAGGTCTGAGGAAAT ATTCCTGTTCACTAACAGTCGACCTAAACACTGTAAGCAGATTCCTCAAACTTTctgacaaaaacaggaagatgacACATTTGGAAGAGGAGCAGCCGTATCCtgatcatccagacagatttgatCTCTATCAGCTGCTGTGTACTGATGGTCTGACTGGTCGCTGTTACTGGGAGGTTGAGTGGAGTGAGAAAGTCTATGTATCACTGAGTTACAggggaataaaaagaaagggagagagtGAAGACAGCTGGTTTGGATTTAATAATAAATCCTGGAGTCTAATCTGCTCTGATGATGGTTACACTGTTTGGCATGATGGTGTAAAAAAAGCTTTCATCCCTGatccctccttctcctcttcctcctctgtctctggcAGAATAGCTGTGTATGTGGACTGTCCTGCTGGGACTCTGTCTTTCTACAGAATCTCTTCAGATACACTGATCCACCTCTACACCTTCAACACCAAATTCACTGAAACTCTTTATCCTGGATTTGGGTTCAGGGATCTTTCAGGAGTGTGTTGGTTCTCATTTTAG
- the LOC122820258 gene encoding protein NLRC3-like isoform X2 has product MVLGSDYPEGLDENKEEDEVLAGENNQQMKKSREAFEKITQHFLRMMNQEKLADRLQSKSFTTCQQTLKSNMKKKFQSVFEGIAKSGNQSFLNEIYTELYITEGGSEEVNDEHEVRQIETMSWKPERSETAIRHGDIFKPVYGRDEPIKTVMTTGVAGIGKTVLTQKFTLDWAEDQTNQDIQFTFPFTFRELNLLKEQFSLVELIHYFFSETKGILKFEELKVVFIFDGLDESRLSLDFHNNEILMDVRKSTSVDVLLTNLIRGNLLPKAHLWITTRPAATNRIPPEFIGMMTEIRGFTDPQKDEYFTKRFRYKKQASLVISHIKKSRTLHIMCHIPIFCWITATVVEDMLNKQDGEELPKTLTEMYIHFLVVQNKLKVIKYDGGAETDSHWSPESRKMIESLGKLAFEQLQKRNLIFYESDLEECGIDIRAASVCSGVFTQIFREERGLYQIKVFCFVHLSVQEFLAALHVHLTFIKSGINLLAKGEMKSKEIEKQNHASSETEMYKSAVDMALESPDGHLDLFLRFLLGLSLETNKHRLRGFVAQTEDSLGTNKDTAQYIKEKLNHYGVEKNINLFHCLSELNDQSLMEEIQQSLCTGSLSIHQLSPAQWSALNFILLSSEKDLETFDLKKYCASEEALQRLLPIVNASSKAILSGCNLSERSCEALSSLLSSTSSSLRDLDLSNNNLTDSGVKLLCEGLMSPNCELEILRLSGCRITEEGCAALASALTVNSSHLKELDLSYNNPGEAGRKSLEAILNNPSFKLDSLSMEPAGDKWMKPGLRKYSCSLTVDLNTVSRFLKLSDKNRKMTHLEEEQPYPDHPDRFDLYQLLCTDGLTGRCYWEVEWSEKVYVSLSYRGIKRKGESEDSWFGFNNKSWSLICSDDGYTVWHDGVKKAFIPDPSFSSSSSVSGRIAVYVDCPAGTLSFYRISSDTLIHLYTFNTKFTETLYPGFGFRDLSGVCWFSF; this is encoded by the exons ATGGTTCTGGGTTCAGATTACCCAGAAGGTTTAGATGAGAATAAGGAGGAGGATGAAGTTTTGGCAGGTGAAAATAACCAGCAGATGAAGAAGAGCAGAGAAGCATTTGAGAAGATCACACAGCACTTCCTGAGGATGATGAACCAGGAGAAGCTGGCTGACCGTCTTCAAAGCA AATCATTCACCACCTGTCAACAAACACTAAAATCTAACATGAAGAAAAAGTTCCAGTCTGTGTTTGAAGGAATAGCAAAATCAGGAAATCAAAGCTTTCTAAATGAGATCTACACAGAGCTCTACATCACAGAGGGAGGATCTGAAGAGGTCAATGATGAACATGAGGTCAGGCAGATTGAAACCATGTCCTGGAAACCAGAACGGTCAGAAACAGCAATTAGACATGGAGACATATTTAAACCTGTATATGGAAGAGATGaaccaataaaaacagtgatGACAACTggagtggctggcattgggaaaacagtcctaacacagaagttcactctggactgggcaGAAGACCAAACCAACCAGGACATCCAGTTCACGTTTCCATTCACGTTCAGAGAGCTGAATCTGTTAAAAGAACAGTTCAGCTTGGTGGAGCTTATTCACTATTTTTTTAGTGAAACCAAAGGAATATTAAAATTTGAAGAGTTAAAGGTTGTGTTCATTTTTGATGGTTTGGATGAGAGTCGACTTTCACTGGACTTCCACAACAATGAGATCCTGATGGATGTAAGAAAGTCCACCTCAGTAGATGTTCTtctgacaaacctcatcagaGGGAACCTGCTTCCCAAAGCTCAcctctggataaccacacgacctgcagcaACCAATCGAATCCCTCCTGAGTTCATTGGCATGATGACAGAAATTAGAGGATTCACTGACCCACAGAAAGATGAGTACTTCACAAAAAGATTTAGATATAAGAAGCAGGCCAGCTTGGTAATCTCCCATATAAAGAAATCCAGAACCCTCCACATCATGTGCCACATCCCAatcttctgctggatcactgctacaGTTGTGGAAGACATGTTGAACAAGCAAGATGGAGAAGAGCTGCCAAAGAccctgactgagatgtacatCCACTTCCTGGTGGTGCAGAACAAACTGAAGGTCATCAAGTATGATGGAGGAGCTGAGACAGATTCACACTGGAGTCCAGAGAGCCGGAAGATGATCGAGTCTCTGGGAAAACTGGCTTTTGAACAGCTGCAGAAAAGAAACCTGATATTTTATGAATCAGACCTGGAAGAGTGTGGCATTGATATCAGAGCAGCTTCAGTGTGTTCAGGAGTTTTCACACAGATCTTCAGAGAAGAAAGAGGGCTGTACCAGATCAAAGTGTTCTGCTTTGTCCATCTGAGtgttcaggagtttctggctgctcttCATGTTCACCTGACCTTCATCAAATCAGGAATCAATCTGCTGGCAAAAGGTGAAATGAAATCCAAGgagatagaaaaacaaaaccatgctTCTTCAGAGACAGAAATGTACAAGAGTGCTGTGGACATGGCCCTAGAGAGTCCAGACGGACACCTGGACTTGTTCCTCCGCTTTCTACTTGGTCTTTCACTGGAGACCAATAAACATCGCTTAAGAGGCTTTGTGGCACAGACAGAAGACAGTTTAGGAACTAACAAAGACACAGCCCAGTACATCAAGGAGAAGTTGAATCATTATGGTGTTGAGAAAAACATCAATCTGTTCCACTGTCTAAGTGAACTAAATGATCAGTCTCTGATGGAGGAAATCCAACAATCTCTATGTACAGGAAGTCTTTCAATACACCAGCTGTCTCCTGCTCAGTGGTCAGCTCTGAACTTCATCCTACTTTCATCAGAGAAAGATTTGGAGACATTTGACCTGAAGAAATACTGTGCTTCAGAGGAAGCTCTTCAGAGACTGCTGCCAATAGTCAATGCCTCCAGCAAAGCTAT ACTGAGTGGGTGTAAcctctcagagagaagctgtgaagctctgtCCTCATTGCTCAGCTCAACATCCTCTAGTCTCAGAGATCTggacctgagtaacaacaacctgACAgattcaggagtgaagctgctctgtgagggACTGATGAGTCCTAACTGTGAGCTGGAGATTCTCAG GCTTTCAGGCTGCCGGATCACAGAGGAAGGTTGTGCTGCTCTGGCTTCAGCTCTGACTGTGAACTCCTCTCACCTGAAGGAACTGGACCTCAGCTACAATAATCCAGGAGAGGCAGGAAGGAAGAGTCTAGAAGCTATATTGAATAATCCAAGCTTCAAACTGGACTCTCTGAG CATGGAGCCTGCAGGAGACAAATGGATGAAACCAGGTCTGAGGAAAT ATTCCTGTTCACTAACAGTCGACCTAAACACTGTAAGCAGATTCCTCAAACTTTctgacaaaaacaggaagatgacACATTTGGAAGAGGAGCAGCCGTATCCtgatcatccagacagatttgatCTCTATCAGCTGCTGTGTACTGATGGTCTGACTGGTCGCTGTTACTGGGAGGTTGAGTGGAGTGAGAAAGTCTATGTATCACTGAGTTACAggggaataaaaagaaagggagagagtGAAGACAGCTGGTTTGGATTTAATAATAAATCCTGGAGTCTAATCTGCTCTGATGATGGTTACACTGTTTGGCATGATGGTGTAAAAAAAGCTTTCATCCCTGatccctccttctcctcttcctcctctgtctctggcAGAATAGCTGTGTATGTGGACTGTCCTGCTGGGACTCTGTCTTTCTACAGAATCTCTTCAGATACACTGATCCACCTCTACACCTTCAACACCAAATTCACTGAAACTCTTTATCCTGGATTTGGGTTCAGGGATCTTTCAGGAGTGTGTTGGTTCTCATTTTAG
- the LOC122820260 gene encoding NACHT, LRR and PYD domains-containing protein 3-like, translating to MDQSEELKEGETKSKQSDEVEPESWETMSKHGSIDFKSNQPSSRKRAQHSLSSCSSGQLSENDQPSSPKRVKQISEVPSGQSPQQHPTELDSIFKELKKKIFIFAESELEKIQMVLGSDYPEGLDENKEEDEVLADENNQQMKKSREAFEKITQHFLRMMNQEKLADRLQSKSFTKKLKSNMKKKFQSVFEGIAKSGNQSFLTEIYTELYITEGGSEEVNDEHEVRQIETMSWKPERPERAIRHGDIFKPSPEREEPIKTVMTTGVAGIGKTVLTQKFTLDWAEDQTNQDIQFMFPFTFRELNLLKEQFSLVELIHHFFSETKGIFKFEELKVVFIFDGLDESRLSLDFHNNEILTDVRKSTSVDVLLTNLIRGNLLPKAHLWITTRPAATNRIPTEFVGMMTEIRGFTDPQKDEYFTKRFRYKKQASLVISHVKKSRTLHIMCHIPIFCWITATVVEDMLNKKDEELPKTLTEMYIHFLVVQNKLKVIKYDGGAETDSIWSPESQKMIESLGKLAFDQLMKGNLIFYESDLAECGIDIRAASTYSGVFTQIFREERSLYQNKVFCFVHLSVQEFLAALHVHLTFIKSGINLLAKGEMKSKEMEKRNHESPETEMYKSAVDMALESPDGHLDLFLRFLLGLSLETNKHRLRGFVTQTEEGLGTNKDTAQYIKEKMNNDLCVEKSINLFHCLSELNDQSLVEEIQQSLRTGSLSAHQLSPAQWSALHFILLSSEKDLETFDLKKYFASEEALQRLLPIVNASSKAILSGCDLSERSCEALSSLLSSTSSSLRDLDLSNNDLTDSGVKLLCEGLMSPNCELEILRLSGCLITEEGCAALASALTVNSSHLKELDLSYNNPGEAGRKSLEPVLKNPSFKLDFLHMEPAGDKWMTAGLRKYSCPLTVDLNTVNRFLKLSEENRKVTCVEEEQPYPDHPDRFNLYQLLCTDGLTGRCYWEVEWSGRIYMSLSYRGINRKGFNDDSWFGFNDKSWSLICSDDGYTVWHDGVKKAFIPDPSFSSFSSVCGRVAVYVDCPAGTLSFYRISSDTLIHLYTFNTKFTETLYPGFGFKSRSGGCWFSF from the exons GAGCTGAAAAAGAAGATTTTCATCTTTGCGGAAAGTGAGCTGGAAAAGATCCAAATGGTTCTGGGTTCAGATTACCCAGAAGGCTTAGATGAGAATAAGGAGGAGGATGAAGTTTTGGCAGATGAAAATAACCAGCAGATGAAGAAGAGCAGAGAAGCATTTGAGAAGATCACACAGCACTTCCTGAGGATGATGAACCAGGAGAAGCTGGCTGACCGTCTTCAAAGCA AATCATTTACCAAAAAACTAAAGTCTAACATGAAGAAAAAGTTCCAGTCTGTGTTTGAAGGAATCGCAAAATCAGGAAATCAAAGCTTTCTAACTGAGATCTACACAGAGCTCTACATCACAGAGGGAGGATCTGAAGAGGTCAATGATGAACATGAGGTCAGGCAGATTGAAACCATGTCCTGGAAACCAGAAAGGCCAGAAAGAGCAATTAGACATGGAGACATATTTAAACCCTCACCTGAAAGAGAAGaaccaataaaaacagtgatGACAACgggagtggctggcattgggaaaacagtcctaacacagaagttcactctggactgggcaGAAGACCAAACCAACCAAGACATCCAGTTCATGTTTCCATTCACGTTCAGAGAGTTGAATCTGTTAAAAGAACAGTTCAGCTTGGTGGAGCTTATTCACCACTTTTTTAGTGAAACCAAAGGAATCTTCAAATTTGAAGAGTTAAAGGTTGtgttcatctttgatggttTGGATGAGAGTCGACTTTCACTGGACTTCCACAACAATGAGATCCTGACAGATGTAAGAAAGTCCACCTCAGTAGATGTTCTtctgacaaacctcatcagaGGGAACCTGCTTCCCAAAGCTCAcctctggataaccacacgacctgcagcaACCAATCGGATCCCCACTGAGTTTGTTGGCATGATGACAGAGATCAGAGGATTCACTGACCCACAGAAAGATGAGTACTTCACAAAAAGATTTAGATATAAGAAGCAGGCCAGCTTGGTAATCTCCCATGTAAAGAAATCCAGAACCCTCCACATCATGTGCCACATCCCAatcttctgctggatcactgctacaGTTGTGGAAGACATGTTGAACAAGAAAGATGAAGAGCTGCCAAAGAccctgactgagatgtacatCCACTTCCTGGTGGTGCAGAACAAACTGAAGGTCATCAAGTATGATGGAGGAGCTGAGACAGATTCAATCTGGAGTCCAGAGAGTCAGAAGATGATCGAGTCTCTGGGAAAactggcttttgatcagctgatGAAAGGAAACCTGATTTTCTATGAATCAGACTTGGCAGAGTGTGGCATTGATATCAGAGCAGCATCAACATACTCAGGAGTTTTCACACAGATCTTCAGAGAAGAGAGAAGTTTGTACCAGAACAAAGTGTTCTGCTTTGTCCATCTGAGtgttcaggagtttctggctgctcttCATGTTCACCTGACCTTCATTAAATCAGGAATCAATCTGCTGGCAAAAGGTGAAATGAAATccaaggaaatggaaaaaagaaaccatGAATCTCCAGAGACAGAAATGTACAAGAGTGCTGTGGACATGGCCCTTGAGAGTCCAGACGGACACCTGGACTTGTTCCTCCGCTTTCTACTTGGTCTTTCACTGGAGACCAATAAACATCGCTTAAGAGGCTTTGTGACACAGACAGAAGAAGGTTTAGGAACTAATAAAGACACAGCCCAGTACATCAAGGAGAAGATGAATAATGATCTGTGTGTTGAGAAAAGCATCAATCTGTTCCACTGTCTAAGTGAACTAAATGATCAGTCTCTAGTGGAGGAAATCCAACAATCTCTACGTACAGGAAGTCTTTCAGCACACCAGTTGTCTCCTGCTCAGTGGTCAGCTCTGCACTTCATCCTACTTTCATCAGAGAAAGATCTGGAGACATTTGACCTGAAGAAATACTTTGCTTCAGAGGAAGCTCTTCAGAGACTGCTGCCAATAGTCAACGCCTCCAGCAAAGCTAT ACTGAGTGGCTGTGAcctctcagagagaagctgtgaagctctgtCCTCATTGCTCAGCTCAACATCCTCTAGTCTCAGAGATCTGGACCTGAGTAACAACGACCTGACAgattcaggagtgaagctgctctgtgagggACTGATGAGTCCTAACTGTGAACTGGAGATTCTCAG gcTTTCAGGCTGCCTGATCACAGAGGAAGGCTGTGCTGCTCTGGCTTCAGCTCTGACTGTGAACTCCTCTCACCTGAAGGAACTGGACCTCAGCTACAATAATCCAGGAGAGGCAGGAAGGAAAAGTCTAGAACCTGTACTGAAGAATCCAAGCttcaaactggactttctaca CATGGAGCCTGCAGGAGACAAATGGATGACAGCAGGTCTGAGGAAAT ATTCCTGTCCACTAACAGTCGACCTAAACACTGTGAACAGATTCCTCAAACTTTCTGAGGAAAACAGGAAGGTGACATGTGTGGAAGAGGAGCAGCCGTATCCtgatcatccagacagatttaATCTCTATCAGCTGCTGTGTACTGATGGTCTGACTGGTCGCTGTTACTGGGAGGTTGAGTGGAGTGGAAGAATCTACATGTCACTGAGTTACAGGGGAATCAATAGAAAAGGATTCAATGACGATTCCTGGTTTGGATTTAATGATAAATCCTGGAGTCTAATCTGCTCTGATGATGGTTACACTGTTTGGCATGATGGTGTAAAAAAAGCTTTCATCCCTGatccctccttctcctctttctcttctgtttgtGGCAGAGTAGCTGTGTATGTGGACTGTCCTGCTGGGACTCTGTCTTTCTACAGAATCTCTTCAGATACACTGATCCACCTCTACACCTTCAACACCAAATTCACTGAAACTCTTTATCCTGGATTTGGGTTCAAGAGTCGTTCAGGAGGGTGTTGGTTCTCATTTTAG